The following proteins come from a genomic window of Chlamydiales bacterium:
- a CDS encoding OmpA family protein, translating to MKEHKHLIVVGITCLSLLTSCSRSTHEVWEDTKTCSRYMGKGLRSLFGYHVDSRKNASFYESWEEDQEFIPLTENEAYPQVAVHNYSALPKASPGDPGGLIPGIEGFSDPMGQLALLLTNIQFDTDKYVVQGSENIKTAKMIADYLIKNPNIYLFIEGHADERGAASYNLALGSRRSNSVRTFLIENGVNPDQLFTTSYGKERPLAMGHDEKALAKNRRAQFKTYIQN from the coding sequence ATGAAAGAACATAAACATTTGATCGTTGTGGGTATTACCTGCTTATCGTTATTAACCTCCTGTAGCCGTTCAACTCATGAGGTTTGGGAAGATACCAAGACTTGTAGCCGCTATATGGGGAAAGGGTTACGTTCTCTTTTTGGTTATCATGTTGATTCACGAAAAAATGCCTCTTTTTACGAATCTTGGGAAGAAGATCAAGAGTTTATTCCTCTAACAGAAAATGAAGCTTATCCACAAGTTGCAGTCCATAACTATTCTGCTCTACCTAAGGCATCTCCTGGTGATCCAGGTGGACTAATTCCTGGAATTGAAGGGTTTTCTGATCCAATGGGTCAACTTGCTCTCCTTCTTACTAATATTCAATTTGACACTGATAAATATGTAGTACAAGGAAGTGAAAATATTAAAACTGCAAAAATGATTGCAGACTATCTAATTAAAAATCCTAATATTTATCTTTTCATTGAAGGACATGCTGATGAAAGAGGAGCAGCAAGTTACAACCTCGCTCTCGGATCTCGTCGTTCTAATTCCGTCCGTACTTTTCTTATCGAAAATGGAGTGAATCCTGATCAACTTTTCACGACATCTTATGGTAAAGAACGCCCTCTTGCAATGGGTCATGATGAGAAAGCTTTGGCCAAAAACCGAAGAGCTCAATTCAAAACTTATATCCAAAATTGA
- the tolB gene encoding Tol-Pal system protein TolB, producing the protein MYKSLFFLLLLTLSVYSDEEIIVHLSNQARLSSLYVHPIEDIQSGFDVDYLKALEKVLKFDLNHNGKSELIQNSNDCEKQANHEKGLWKFEQEKWQKLGCDYVVKFAISNHQITTTFFSVRNNSTKAIDPLKLNGQLKDDRRVLHSIADAIQETCFGEQGICQTHILYTIRTQVGPTSSNWITEVWESDYDGANAHQITHHNGLCVNPTYIPAKIGEKCLNLLYVSYEKGQPKIYMTSSNRDEPKRLTYMRGSQLMPVISRQIDQIAFVSDITGNPDLFVQDFSPKKGLMGKPKQVFSTPQGVQGTPTFSPDGKQLAFVSNKDGTPRIYVITIPKAGASVREIRSQLISKKNRGNTAPAWSPDGTKIAYSATVSGVRQIYIYDFITEQETSLTNGYGHKENPAWAPDSLHLIFNSSTEESSELFLINLNQKKAVKITSGPGEKRFPAWEPNTMRRV; encoded by the coding sequence ATGTATAAGTCCCTTTTCTTTTTGCTCCTTTTAACTCTATCCGTTTATTCTGATGAGGAAATTATTGTTCATCTCTCAAATCAAGCGCGACTCTCTTCTCTTTATGTCCATCCAATTGAAGATATACAATCTGGTTTTGATGTAGACTATTTGAAAGCATTGGAAAAAGTACTCAAATTTGACTTAAATCATAATGGCAAAAGTGAATTGATTCAAAACTCAAATGATTGCGAAAAGCAAGCTAATCATGAAAAAGGATTATGGAAATTTGAACAAGAAAAATGGCAGAAACTTGGATGTGACTATGTTGTTAAATTCGCGATTTCGAATCACCAAATCACAACAACTTTCTTTTCTGTACGTAATAACTCAACAAAAGCCATCGATCCTCTTAAACTTAACGGTCAATTGAAAGATGATCGTCGTGTTCTTCATTCAATAGCTGATGCAATACAAGAAACCTGTTTTGGTGAGCAAGGGATCTGTCAAACACATATCCTATATACAATACGCACACAAGTTGGACCTACCTCCTCAAATTGGATCACAGAAGTTTGGGAATCAGATTATGATGGAGCGAATGCTCATCAAATTACTCATCACAATGGACTATGCGTAAATCCAACATATATTCCTGCAAAAATAGGTGAAAAATGTCTAAATCTTCTTTATGTTTCTTATGAGAAAGGACAACCAAAAATCTATATGACTTCATCAAATCGAGATGAACCAAAGCGTCTAACTTATATGCGTGGTAGCCAGTTGATGCCTGTGATCTCACGACAGATCGATCAAATCGCTTTTGTCAGCGATATCACAGGAAATCCTGATCTCTTTGTTCAAGACTTTTCACCGAAGAAAGGATTGATGGGAAAACCCAAACAAGTTTTTTCTACTCCTCAAGGAGTCCAGGGAACCCCAACTTTTAGTCCTGATGGAAAGCAATTAGCTTTTGTCTCTAATAAAGATGGAACACCTCGTATTTATGTTATTACAATTCCAAAAGCAGGGGCATCAGTCAGAGAAATTAGATCTCAACTCATCTCGAAAAAAAACCGTGGAAATACTGCTCCGGCTTGGTCACCTGATGGGACAAAAATTGCTTATAGTGCAACTGTAAGTGGTGTGAGACAAATCTATATTTACGATTTTATAACAGAGCAAGAGACAAGTTTAACAAATGGCTATGGGCATAAAGAAAATCCAGCTTGGGCCCCCGACAGCCTCCACTTGATATTTAACTCATCAACAGAAGAATCATCAGAGCTTTTTTTGATTAATTTGAATCAAAAAAAAGCCGTAAAAATTACAAGTGGTCCAGGAGAAAAACGCTTCCCAGCATGGGAACCAAATACAATGAGGAGAGTATGA
- a CDS encoding MotA/TolQ/ExbB proton channel family protein has protein sequence MNPIIHAYYTSDLFGKGIFLSLLLLSIATWTIFFKKFIAQKNIQRVGIVFQSLFKKKSSNPLSIEVYESHPYANLYQILKKTTIELLGKNKTVIKKENMTLSVSDIHLIESYLINVVSTETKKMEGNLFILSTVVSLAPFLGLLGTVWGILLTFNELQTTISINSNTTIMGGLAMALGTTVVGLLVAIPALISYNYLRSAITQLSGDLEEFSHLLLSAVELQYRQVEIS, from the coding sequence ATGAATCCAATCATTCATGCCTACTATACTTCTGACCTCTTTGGGAAAGGAATTTTTTTATCTTTACTTCTTTTATCTATTGCGACATGGACGATTTTTTTTAAAAAATTCATAGCACAAAAAAATATTCAACGAGTGGGAATCGTTTTTCAATCTTTATTTAAAAAAAAATCTTCAAATCCTCTATCAATTGAAGTATATGAAAGTCATCCTTACGCAAACCTCTATCAAATTCTAAAAAAAACTACTATCGAACTCCTTGGAAAAAATAAAACTGTAATTAAAAAAGAAAATATGACTCTATCCGTTTCTGATATTCATCTCATTGAATCCTATTTAATCAATGTTGTTTCCACTGAAACAAAAAAAATGGAGGGAAATTTATTTATCTTATCGACTGTTGTGAGTTTGGCTCCATTTTTAGGTCTTCTTGGTACTGTTTGGGGGATTTTATTAACATTCAATGAATTGCAAACAACCATCTCAATCAATTCAAATACGACAATTATGGGTGGACTTGCTATGGCACTTGGGACGACGGTGGTTGGATTATTAGTCGCAATTCCTGCATTAATTAGTTATAATTACTTGCGTTCTGCAATTACTCAGTTGTCTGGTGATTTGGAAGAGTTTTCTCATCTCCTTTTGTCTGCTGTTGAATTACAATACCGCCAGGTGGAAATTTCGTGA
- a CDS encoding biopolymer transporter ExbD — translation MKQRRSPILEEAPINLTPLIDVVFVILIMFIVVAPLVEIDRLELAKGKGLKEPFQQDKNLTIRVFSDNTITFNHQQVTLEQLQNLLIHAHTKSPLTYPQLFHDRQAYFGTYQSVKNAVEKAGFTQLDVLLNPQ, via the coding sequence GTGAAGCAGAGAAGATCTCCTATTCTTGAAGAAGCACCTATTAATCTGACTCCCTTGATTGATGTTGTATTTGTCATTTTAATCATGTTTATTGTCGTTGCTCCACTAGTTGAAATCGATCGACTAGAACTAGCAAAAGGAAAGGGTCTTAAAGAACCTTTTCAACAAGATAAAAATCTGACAATCCGTGTCTTTTCCGATAATACAATCACTTTCAATCACCAACAAGTCACACTCGAACAACTTCAAAACTTATTAATTCATGCTCATACTAAATCTCCATTAACTTATCCTCAGCTCTTTCATGATCGCCAAGCTTATTTTGGGACTTATCAATCGGTTAAAAATGCAGTTGAAAAAGCAGGTTTTACTCAACTTGATGTTCTTTTAAACCCACAATAA
- a CDS encoding protein-disulfide reductase DsbD family protein — MKRLFFSSLVLFSFFSPLLGSSSNDQTIDSPVQVQLVAEENSIKPGRPFWLGIELKMAEGWDTYWMNPGDSGFPTQVNWKLPKGFIAGPLEWPYPKIFKNSSLVAFGYTDTVLLLSKILPPKNIENGSITLAADVNWLACKDLCVPGNAHISLSLPINNSEPVAIVEKSGLFAKAREALPRQLEDQGNLTVQLQPDEIVMNFKPKPGSFGEIEEMQFISEDAEVVDYGAPQSFKIEQEGIILNLKKMHSTNKLSALKGVLLVSEKGTSVKKAIQINTPPKETQQIGAEAHQTLNIKLALLFAFLGGLILNVMPCVLPVIALKIFGFVKIAHERRKIVLKHGGVFALGVLVSFWILSIALLIMRACGESIGWGFQLQEPAFVAILAAMLFLLGLSLFGVFELGTSMISLGSQQVESSGGSSLKNSFMSGILATLVATPCTGPLLGPALGFAMTLSPFLAVTVFTMMGFGMAFPYLIFSAFPKLISFLPKPGNWMVIFKQLMGFLMMGTVVWLIWIFGAQTDNMATFALLSVMVILALGGWIFGKWSLPTKRKITRILSTTLAVALFLLGGTIVIFVTKQHRNVEVAHALFEQDWEVYNPQRVEELRAQGIPVFVDFTAKWCLICQANKAILHSSDLKKAFYDKGVVKMTADWTKKNPVITEALDNLGRTGVPLYVLYSGHPDEKPYVLPQTLSGSIVYKYLEKLTPSQTTVYAD; from the coding sequence ATGAAGCGATTATTTTTTTCTAGTTTAGTGCTATTTTCTTTTTTTTCTCCTCTTTTAGGATCTAGTTCTAATGATCAGACAATCGATTCACCTGTACAAGTGCAACTTGTAGCAGAAGAGAATTCAATAAAACCAGGACGTCCTTTTTGGTTAGGTATTGAATTAAAAATGGCAGAAGGATGGGATACCTATTGGATGAATCCTGGTGATTCAGGTTTTCCTACTCAGGTGAATTGGAAGCTACCCAAAGGATTTATAGCAGGGCCACTTGAATGGCCTTATCCTAAAATTTTTAAAAATTCTTCTCTAGTTGCTTTTGGTTATACGGATACTGTTCTGCTTCTTTCAAAAATCCTCCCCCCTAAAAATATAGAGAACGGGTCTATTACTTTAGCAGCCGATGTAAACTGGTTAGCGTGTAAAGACTTATGCGTTCCAGGAAACGCTCATATTAGTCTATCTCTACCTATCAATAATTCTGAGCCTGTCGCAATAGTGGAAAAAAGTGGTCTATTTGCAAAAGCAAGAGAGGCTCTTCCTCGTCAGTTAGAAGATCAAGGGAATTTAACTGTTCAATTACAACCAGATGAAATTGTAATGAATTTTAAACCTAAACCAGGAAGTTTTGGAGAGATCGAAGAGATGCAATTTATCTCTGAAGACGCCGAAGTGGTTGATTATGGAGCACCCCAGTCTTTTAAAATTGAGCAAGAGGGGATTATCTTAAATTTAAAGAAAATGCACTCTACAAATAAACTTTCTGCGTTAAAAGGTGTTTTACTTGTTTCTGAAAAAGGCACTAGTGTCAAAAAAGCGATTCAAATCAATACCCCTCCTAAAGAGACTCAACAGATTGGGGCAGAAGCACATCAGACATTAAATATTAAATTAGCGCTGCTATTTGCCTTTTTAGGTGGATTAATTCTTAATGTTATGCCATGTGTCTTACCGGTGATTGCTTTGAAGATTTTTGGATTTGTCAAAATCGCTCATGAGAGAAGAAAGATAGTTTTAAAGCATGGAGGGGTTTTTGCATTAGGGGTTCTCGTATCTTTTTGGATTCTCTCTATTGCGCTTTTGATCATGCGTGCTTGTGGAGAAAGTATTGGTTGGGGATTTCAATTACAAGAACCAGCTTTTGTCGCAATTTTAGCAGCAATGCTTTTTCTATTAGGTTTAAGTTTGTTTGGAGTATTTGAACTTGGCACATCGATGATTTCCTTAGGAAGTCAACAAGTAGAATCTTCTGGAGGCTCATCATTGAAAAACTCATTCATGAGCGGTATTCTTGCTACACTTGTGGCCACTCCTTGTACTGGGCCTCTATTAGGGCCAGCACTTGGATTTGCGATGACCCTTTCTCCATTTTTAGCAGTTACCGTGTTTACCATGATGGGATTTGGCATGGCATTTCCCTATCTTATTTTTTCTGCCTTTCCCAAACTTATCTCTTTTCTGCCAAAACCTGGAAATTGGATGGTGATCTTTAAACAGTTGATGGGATTTTTGATGATGGGGACCGTTGTTTGGCTCATATGGATATTTGGAGCACAAACTGACAATATGGCCACCTTTGCTCTTTTATCTGTGATGGTAATTTTAGCTCTTGGGGGATGGATTTTTGGTAAATGGAGCCTCCCCACTAAGAGAAAAATCACAAGGATCCTCTCGACTACTCTTGCTGTTGCTCTTTTTTTATTAGGTGGTACCATTGTAATATTTGTTACGAAGCAACATCGTAATGTTGAGGTAGCTCATGCTCTTTTTGAGCAGGATTGGGAAGTATATAATCCCCAGCGTGTAGAAGAATTACGCGCTCAGGGAATCCCAGTATTTGTAGATTTTACAGCAAAATGGTGTCTAATTTGTCAGGCGAATAAAGCGATTCTACACTCTTCAGATCTTAAAAAAGCTTTTTATGATAAAGGTGTGGTTAAAATGACAGCAGATTGGACAAAAAAAAATCCAGTCATTACTGAGGCATTAGACAATTTAGGCCGAACAGGAGTTCCATTATATGTTCTTTATTCGGGTCATCCTGACGAGAAACCTTACGTGCTTCCTCAAACTTTGAGTGGAAGTATCGTATATAAATATCTTGAAAAACTCACCCCTTCACAAACGACTGTTTATGCTGATTGA